The following coding sequences lie in one Oncorhynchus gorbuscha isolate QuinsamMale2020 ecotype Even-year linkage group LG10, OgorEven_v1.0, whole genome shotgun sequence genomic window:
- the LOC124045727 gene encoding ATP synthase subunit epsilon, mitochondrial-like isoform X1, with product MVAYWRQAGLSYIRFSAICASAVRAALKPQFKVEAMKVAESSVKVYVPKAIASAKI from the exons ATGGTTGCATACTGGAGACAAGCGGGCCTTAG CTACATTCGCTTCTCTGCGATCTGCGCGAGTGCAGTGCGAGCGGCACTGAAACCACAGTTCAAAGTCGAGGCAATGAAAGTTGCAGAATCCAGCGTCAAAGTCTATGTCCCAAAGGCTATAGCAT CTGCCAA GATCTGA
- the LOC124045727 gene encoding ATP synthase subunit epsilon, mitochondrial-like isoform X2: MVAYWRQAGLSYIRFSAICASAVRAALKPQFKVEAMKVAESSVKVYVPKAIA, from the exons ATGGTTGCATACTGGAGACAAGCGGGCCTTAG CTACATTCGCTTCTCTGCGATCTGCGCGAGTGCAGTGCGAGCGGCACTGAAACCACAGTTCAAAGTCGAGGCAATGAAAGTTGCAGAATCCAGCGTCAAAGTCTATGTCCCAAAGGCTATAGCAT GA
- the LOC124045726 gene encoding PRELI domain containing protein 3B-like, protein MKIWTSEHIFNHPWETVTKAAMQKYPNPMNPGVVGVDVLNRHVDTQGRLCSNRLLSTEWGLPSLAKTLIGITRTNTYIQEHSVVDPKEKTFELQSTNISCTNIVSVDEKLTYRPHPQDPEKTILTQEALISVKGISLSSYLEGLMAKTISANAGKGREAMEWVIRRLNTEIEELAATAQATIRIPMAAAVTEK, encoded by the exons ATGAAGATCTGGACCTCAGAACACATATTCAA CCACCCGTGGGAGACGGTGACAAAGGCGGCAATGCAGAAGTACCCCAACCCCATGAACCCTGGCGTGGTAGGGGTGGACGTGTTGAACAGACATGTGGACACACAAGGTCGGCTATGCAGCAACCGACTGCTCAGCACAGAGTGGGGACTGCCCTCCTTGGCCAAGACT CTCATTGGTATAACACGAACAAACACATACATCCAGGAGCATTCGGTGGTAGACCCCAAGGAAAAGACATTTGAGCTACAATCTACAAAT ATTTCATGTACTAACATAGTATCTGTGGACGAAAAGTTAACATACAGGCCGCATCCGCAGGATCCCGAAAA GACCATACTGACACAAGAGGCACTGATCTCTGTAAAAGGAATTAGTCTGAGCAGTTACCTGGAGGGGCTCATGGCCAAAACCATCTCAGCGAATGCAGGCAAA GGACGAGAGGCGATGGAGTGGGTCATCAGGCGGTTAAACACAGAGATCGAGGAGCTGGCAGCGACTGCACAGGCCACAATCCGCATCCCCATGGCAGCAGCAGTCACAGAGAAATGA